DNA sequence from the Anaerolineae bacterium genome:
TACGCGCGGCCGCGCGGCCGGCCTCCATCAGGATAGGGGCATTGGAGAAATCGGTTAACCCCACACGGGTCACATCAGGCGTGATCAGACAATCCGCCTGTTCAGCTTCGGAATGAGTGACGAGCATGCGAGCATAAAACGAGGCAGCTAACATCTCCAGCAGATTGCGCGGCTCCCGTCCCAGCGCGCCTCGGGGCAGCAAATCTACAGCGATCACGTAATCAGCGCCCAGGTTTCGGGCGACGGATACCGGCAAGTTATTGATCAGACCTCCGTCCACTAGCAGGCGACCGTTGAGCCGAACCGGGCTGAAGATCGCTGGTACAGCACAACTGGCGCGTACTGCCGTCGCCACCGAACCCTCACGCAACACGACCAGCTCACTGTTCACTACGTCAGCAGCTACGGCAGCGAACGGGATACGCAGGTCAGCAAAGGTCAGCCCGGCCCCGAGAAGCTCGTTGAAATAATCCTCGAGCGGACTCATGTCCAGCAACCCCAGTTTAGGCCGTTGGACGCGGCTGATCCGCGTCCAGCGTAGGTCCGCTGCGATCTCTCGGAGCCGGGCTGGCGTCAATCCTGCGCAATAGGCCGCGCCTACAGCCGATCCCGCGCTCACGCCCACTACGCAGTGGATGGGAACTCCTGCCTCTTCTAGCACCTCCAACACGCCGATATGGGCGATGCCGCGCACGGCTCCCCCGCTCAGTACTAAGCCCACACAACGTGGCCGGATCCGCCACCAGCGCTGCATATGTCGGATCCAGAGCTTCCTCAAGGCGTTCAGCTTGCCAATCATAGGCGCTCGCTTTTCTGACCTCCGGTGAGATAGCGATAAGGCGATCGCCACTCCCCTTTTATCCCCCGTTACCTTCATCGCCCTGGTTAAGCCGATAGTAAGTTACGCTTACGCGCGTGAAATGGCTGTCTATAAGCCGCTCACCGTGCGCGTCAAGCCAGGCCCGCACTAATCCCCGCTGATCCCAAAGCTCTTCTTCGGAGGAGACCAGCCATACCCCCTGCCAGCCTACTAGACGCCGGCGCATCTCCACGTCCACCTGTTCTGGCGTTGCACCCGCGTTAGTATATGGCGGCTCTACGAACGGGAACTCGCCTGTGGCATAGTAAGCGTAAACGTGGCGAACGTATGGCATGATCACCATTACGGCATCGCCAGGGCCCCGTTGGCGCTCCACGATCGCGACTGCTCGTCGGAAATCCGATTTGATCGGCACGTGAGTCTGAAAGCCCGCCGCCTGTAAATTGAGGGCCACCACGCTCCCCAGGACGATCGCGGCAGCCCAGCGGCTATACTCTCGAATGGCGATCGTGCCCAACGCAGCCAAGATCCCCAGGGCCGGCGAGATCCAAATCAGATAGCGATCGGTGAACAGGGGCACCCGCAGCGAGATGGCGAACAGCTCCAACACGGGCAAGAGAAGCCACATCCCCAACCAGGCCAGCGGCCGTAGGCGTCGGCCCGCGCGACTGGCGGAAATCAACCCATCTCCCATCCACACGCCGGCCAAGGCCAAAAAGAGCATCGGCGCGATGCTCCATGCCCCCGGAATCGGCGCCAGGCCCCGTCCAAACGCCAGCAGGAGCACGGTGATCATCTGATCCAGCGGCAGGAAGGGGAATCCGGGCCTGAAGTTGCTGTCCATCAACATCCTGAGCTGCCACCATCCCAGCGGCAGATAGGGCAACGTCAAGCCAGCTAACGCGGCTGCGTATCCGCGCCATCGCCGCCGGCTTTCCGGCCACCCGACGAGAAACCAAAGAAGGTGTACCGGGATGATCAGCGCAGCCAATACGTGCACATATAAGCAAAGCGTCGTCCACAGCCAGTACAGGGCCCATCGCCAGAGCCTGCCCTGGCGCAGCGCTTCCACAAAGGAGAGGTTGCTTGCCAGGATCAGGGACGTGATCAAGGCGTACATCTTGCCCTCTTGGCTGTACCAGGTGAGGTAAGGGTTCGTCGCTAAGAGGAGCCCGGCGACCAGACGAGCAGGGTGCGGTGCTCCCAGCCGGCCTGCTAACGTTATACCGAGCGCAACGGCCACCACGCCTGCCATCAGGGAGGGGAACCGCAGCGCGTACTCGCTATGGCCGGCGATGGCTAGCCAGGGGCGTAGGAGCAGGAAAAACAAGGGGCCATTTTCGCCAGGGCGAGTAAACATGGCCAGCAGCTCGGGCCAGGGGCGGGTGGCAAAGCGCAGCGCATCCACCTCATCCCGCCAAAGGCTTTGGGAATCCAGCCCCCAAGCCCGCCAGGCGAAAGCCAACAGGACCAGGATAAGCATCGTCGCACGCGCCAGCGCCCGCGGTTGAGCGCTTTCCCACACGTCTATACCCCTGCTAAGAGGGTTCACTTGTGAGCAAAGCTTGTCGCCAACAAGATGCCTGGAGCGCATCTAGTGCTATGGTTTCGTGCGTCGGCCGCGCCAGTTAAGCCAAACCAGGGCAAGCGGAATTGTGATCAAGAGCAAGACCCCGCATCCTAGCCACACGTAGCCAAAAGCGAGCACCAGGCTGCGTAGAGCAGAGAGCTCCCCCTCCGGTGGCGTCGCCGGCTCCAAGGCCTTTGGCAAAAACGGTTCCGTAACCTGCGGATTACTCTCCGTGGCTTGTCCTTCATCCGGGAGTTGAACCTCAGGCGGCGTCGCCATGCCTGCTTCCGGGGGCGAGGCTGGCGTGCCCATCACTCCAGGTGACTGAAAGGCAAAGCGAGCGATCACAACAGGCGATTGCGACGAGAACGTCCAGGCCAATGCTAACGTGATCAGCCCCATCCCGATGAGGACAACCCTTAAAGCCCGTTGCGATCGTCGCTTCACGTATCTTTCCTCAGCAGCTTATTGGCGAGCCAATGGGCTGCGCC
Encoded proteins:
- a CDS encoding glycosyltransferase family 39 protein, translated to MWESAQPRALARATMLILVLLAFAWRAWGLDSQSLWRDEVDALRFATRPWPELLAMFTRPGENGPLFFLLLRPWLAIAGHSEYALRFPSLMAGVVAVALGITLAGRLGAPHPARLVAGLLLATNPYLTWYSQEGKMYALITSLILASNLSFVEALRQGRLWRWALYWLWTTLCLYVHVLAALIIPVHLLWFLVGWPESRRRWRGYAAALAGLTLPYLPLGWWQLRMLMDSNFRPGFPFLPLDQMITVLLLAFGRGLAPIPGAWSIAPMLFLALAGVWMGDGLISASRAGRRLRPLAWLGMWLLLPVLELFAISLRVPLFTDRYLIWISPALGILAALGTIAIREYSRWAAAIVLGSVVALNLQAAGFQTHVPIKSDFRRAVAIVERQRGPGDAVMVIMPYVRHVYAYYATGEFPFVEPPYTNAGATPEQVDVEMRRRLVGWQGVWLVSSEEELWDQRGLVRAWLDAHGERLIDSHFTRVSVTYYRLNQGDEGNGG
- a CDS encoding patatin-like phospholipase family protein, which translates into the protein MIGKLNALRKLWIRHMQRWWRIRPRCVGLVLSGGAVRGIAHIGVLEVLEEAGVPIHCVVGVSAGSAVGAAYCAGLTPARLREIAADLRWTRISRVQRPKLGLLDMSPLEDYFNELLGAGLTFADLRIPFAAVAADVVNSELVVLREGSVATAVRASCAVPAIFSPVRLNGRLLVDGGLINNLPVSVARNLGADYVIAVDLLPRGALGREPRNLLEMLAASFYARMLVTHSEAEQADCLITPDVTRVGLTDFSNAPILMEAGRAAARIALPKLRHDLRLSSEA